Proteins co-encoded in one Acanthopagrus latus isolate v.2019 chromosome 10, fAcaLat1.1, whole genome shotgun sequence genomic window:
- the LOC119027808 gene encoding uncharacterized protein LOC119027808 — MWILLILFCLLDQNQATPVTWEQLSSLQPFLQQVGQTSPSPPPDAGGQRTSSSSSSSSASSESSQSSEGPQLLRERERLETTAVEQTDSSQEGPELRPSLSRSSLRLHELVLLGERVGERDRERETGDDSVASRERRGQPVLLTFHHLMAQPRGVAVTAGGAAANHRGATVDGGVAESMVGVAEEGEEADPASPQLVDDSTERADRLTRDSPGHAHHLDKAGFELGL; from the exons ATGTGGATTTTACTGATACTGTTCTGTCTGCTGGATCAGAACCAGGCTACACCT GTAACATGGGAACAACTCAGCAGCCTTCAGCCCTTTCTGCAACAAGTGGGCCAGACAtct ccctcccctcctcctgacGCCGGTGGACAGaggacctcctcctcctcctcttcatcatcagccTCCTCGGAGTCGAGCCagagttcagag GGTCCTCAACTgctgagagagcgagagaggctGGAGACcacg GCTGTGGAGCAGACAGACTCATCTCAGGAG ggcccGGAGCTCCGCCCCTCTCTCAGCAGGTCCAGTCTGCGGCTCCATGAACTGGTTCTGCTGGGAGAGAGAGTGGgcgagcgagacagagagagagaaacaggtgATGACAGTGTGGCGAGCAGAGAGCGCCGCGGCCAG CCCGTGTTGCTGACCTTTCACCACCTCATGGCTCAACCTCGAGGAGTCGCTGTcactgcaggtggagctgccgCAAACCACCGCGGAGCCACAGTGGATGGGGGCGTGGCTGAATCTATGGTGGGCGTGGcagaggagggtgaagaggCGGACCCAGCGTCTCCTCAGCTGGTGGACGACAGCACAGAGCGGGCAGACAGACTGACCCGGGACTCACCAGGCCACGCCCACCACCTCGATAAGGCGGGGTTTGAGCTGGGGCTGTGA
- the LOC119027804 gene encoding 7SK snRNA methylphosphate capping enzyme-like isoform X1, with translation MIRMSMDKETVLLPAFPATVSLSEQPQLAKPHPLHPKNGLHPHGNGQPSLTPPAVPAQRIAKRRYSMGVGFKGLAKRRRRANSDSQSEPVLPSHFLLGGNIFDPLNLNSLLDEDVNKVTNQETPQCSPLPLRGGDPVEILVPCDITDPLNLKGRGGDGEGEGGVLLSPLKSRRRHRNRHHGRGGRGGEREVIPARLFPPTAGLTVPLLTTGGSVSASPLPCELNTAITCRDDVAPPPILPRRHTHPPPGHTHKPGNQCDGRQRRRHRTTSARSADTMVTTVQPTKFQTPLVGGAKAGRCGGPQPGATQPPSKKKKDKHRYQYGNNSCFYGYHGFYGDSWEGRVGVEEDPRLRLLEADWFRDKRVLDVGCGTGHMTLAIARRFDPTHILGVELDEGLVHAAKQNIRHFLSHDLVVEERRRRRGGEQMEVKKMAEEEVMEEVQQALSLLSFPLSFRVSRGPLSAPPLLPPSSSSSSSSTSRFPNNVTFIQGDYVSEQEAWPGQGQYDVIICLGVTKWVQLQSGDTGVVRLFRRAYQSLSLGGLFILEPQPWSSYSRSKKASESTCRRYRTLRLRPEHFTCYLTDSVGFTSYQLLTHTGNKRPVYLFHKGLTQRK, from the exons ATGATCAGGATGTCAATGGACAAAGAGACTGTCCTCCTTCCCGCCTTCCCCGCCACCGTCAGCCTATCAGAGCAGCCACAGCTGGCTAAGCCACACCCCCTTCACCCAAAAAATGGCCTCCATCCGCACGGCAATGGTCAGCCCTCCCTTACCCCCCCCGCTGTCCCAGCTCAGCGAATCGCAAAGAGGCGGTACTCTATGGGCGTCGGCTTCAAGGGGCTGGCCAAGCGCCGGCGCCGCGCCAACagtgacagccaatcagagcccgTTCTGCccagtcacttcctgttgggtGGGAACATCTTTGACCCACTGAACCTCAATTCGCTCTTGGACGAAGACGTCAACAA aGTGACCAATCAGGAGACTCCACAGTGCTCGCCCCTGCCGTTACGTGGAGGAGACCCTGTAGAGATCCTGGTTCCCTGTGACATCACCGACCCCCTGAACCTGAAGGGAAGGGGCGGGGACGGGGAGGGCGAGGGGGGAGTCCTGCTGTCCCCCCTGAAGtccaggaggagacacaggaacAGACACCATggaaggggaggaaggggaggagagagggaggtgatACCTGCCCGACTGTTTCCCCCCACAGCCGGACTCACAG TTCCTCTTCTGACCACAGGGGGCAGTGtttcagcctctcctctcccctgtgAACTCAACACGGCCATCACCTGTCGAGATGACGTAGCCCCGCCCCCCATCCTCCCCAGGAGACACACCCACCCTCCACCAGGCCACACCCATAAACCTGGTAACCAGTGCGATGGTCGCCAACGGAGACGGCACCGCACCACCTCGGCGAGGTCGGCAGACACCATGGTGACCACAGTTCAGCCAACCAAGTTCCAGACGCCTCTGGTGGGAGGGGCTAAAGCTGGCAG ATGTGGAGGACCACAACCTGGCGCCACTCAGCCACCatcgaagaagaagaaggacaaaCACCGCTACCAGTACGGCAATAACAGCTGTTTCTACGGCTACCATGGTTTCTACGGTGACAGCTGGGAGGGGCGGGTCGGGGTGGAGGAGGACCCACGGCTCCGCCTCCTGGAAGCAGATTGGTTCAGAGACAAGAGGGTGCTGGACGTGGGCTGCGGAACCGGTCACATGACCCTCGCCATCGCCCGCAGGTTTGACCCCACCCACATACTGGGGGTGGAGCTAGATGAGGGATTGGTTCATGCCGCCAAGCAGAACATTAGacacttcctgtcacatgacctggtggtggaggagaggaggaggaggaggggaggagagcaaatggaggtgaagaagatggcagaggaggaggtgatggaggaggtccAGCAggctctgtctctcctctccttccccctgTCATTCAGGGTGAGTCGAGGTCCTCTCTCGGCTccgcccctcctccccccatcatcgtcgtcgtcgtcgtcatcaACATCTAGGTTCCCCAACAACGTCACCTTCATCCAG GGCGACTACGTGTCAGAACAGGAGGCGTGGCCTGGCCAGGGTCAGTATGATGTCATCATTTGTCTGGGCGTGACCAAGTGGGTGCAGCTGCAGTCAGGTGACACGGGCGTGGTCAGACTGTTCAGACGAGCCTATCAGAGCCTGTCGCTGGGCGGATTATTCATCCTGGAGCCTCAACCGTGGAGCAGCTACAGCCGCAGCAAGAAAGCCTCG gAGTCGACCTGTCGTCGCTACAGGACGCTCAGACTGAGACCTGAACACTTCACCTGTTACCTGACGGACAGCGTGGGCTTCACCTCATaccagctgctcacacacacag gtaaCAAGCGGCCGGTCTACCTGTTCCACAAAGGCCTCACGCAGAGGAAGTGA
- the LOC119027804 gene encoding 7SK snRNA methylphosphate capping enzyme-like isoform X2 has product MIRMSMDKETVLLPAFPATVSLSEQPQLAKPHPLHPKNGLHPHGNGQPSLTPPAVPAQRIAKRRYSMGVGFKGLAKRRRRANSDSQSEPVLPSHFLLGGNIFDPLNLNSLLDEDVNKVTNQETPQCSPLPLRGGDPVEILVPCDITDPLNLKGRGGDGEGEGGVLLSPLKSRRRHRNRHHGRGGRGGEREVIPARLFPPTAGLTGGSVSASPLPCELNTAITCRDDVAPPPILPRRHTHPPPGHTHKPGNQCDGRQRRRHRTTSARSADTMVTTVQPTKFQTPLVGGAKAGRCGGPQPGATQPPSKKKKDKHRYQYGNNSCFYGYHGFYGDSWEGRVGVEEDPRLRLLEADWFRDKRVLDVGCGTGHMTLAIARRFDPTHILGVELDEGLVHAAKQNIRHFLSHDLVVEERRRRRGGEQMEVKKMAEEEVMEEVQQALSLLSFPLSFRVSRGPLSAPPLLPPSSSSSSSSTSRFPNNVTFIQGDYVSEQEAWPGQGQYDVIICLGVTKWVQLQSGDTGVVRLFRRAYQSLSLGGLFILEPQPWSSYSRSKKASESTCRRYRTLRLRPEHFTCYLTDSVGFTSYQLLTHTGNKRPVYLFHKGLTQRK; this is encoded by the exons ATGATCAGGATGTCAATGGACAAAGAGACTGTCCTCCTTCCCGCCTTCCCCGCCACCGTCAGCCTATCAGAGCAGCCACAGCTGGCTAAGCCACACCCCCTTCACCCAAAAAATGGCCTCCATCCGCACGGCAATGGTCAGCCCTCCCTTACCCCCCCCGCTGTCCCAGCTCAGCGAATCGCAAAGAGGCGGTACTCTATGGGCGTCGGCTTCAAGGGGCTGGCCAAGCGCCGGCGCCGCGCCAACagtgacagccaatcagagcccgTTCTGCccagtcacttcctgttgggtGGGAACATCTTTGACCCACTGAACCTCAATTCGCTCTTGGACGAAGACGTCAACAA aGTGACCAATCAGGAGACTCCACAGTGCTCGCCCCTGCCGTTACGTGGAGGAGACCCTGTAGAGATCCTGGTTCCCTGTGACATCACCGACCCCCTGAACCTGAAGGGAAGGGGCGGGGACGGGGAGGGCGAGGGGGGAGTCCTGCTGTCCCCCCTGAAGtccaggaggagacacaggaacAGACACCATggaaggggaggaaggggaggagagagggaggtgatACCTGCCCGACTGTTTCCCCCCACAGCCGGACTCACAG GGGGCAGTGtttcagcctctcctctcccctgtgAACTCAACACGGCCATCACCTGTCGAGATGACGTAGCCCCGCCCCCCATCCTCCCCAGGAGACACACCCACCCTCCACCAGGCCACACCCATAAACCTGGTAACCAGTGCGATGGTCGCCAACGGAGACGGCACCGCACCACCTCGGCGAGGTCGGCAGACACCATGGTGACCACAGTTCAGCCAACCAAGTTCCAGACGCCTCTGGTGGGAGGGGCTAAAGCTGGCAG ATGTGGAGGACCACAACCTGGCGCCACTCAGCCACCatcgaagaagaagaaggacaaaCACCGCTACCAGTACGGCAATAACAGCTGTTTCTACGGCTACCATGGTTTCTACGGTGACAGCTGGGAGGGGCGGGTCGGGGTGGAGGAGGACCCACGGCTCCGCCTCCTGGAAGCAGATTGGTTCAGAGACAAGAGGGTGCTGGACGTGGGCTGCGGAACCGGTCACATGACCCTCGCCATCGCCCGCAGGTTTGACCCCACCCACATACTGGGGGTGGAGCTAGATGAGGGATTGGTTCATGCCGCCAAGCAGAACATTAGacacttcctgtcacatgacctggtggtggaggagaggaggaggaggaggggaggagagcaaatggaggtgaagaagatggcagaggaggaggtgatggaggaggtccAGCAggctctgtctctcctctccttccccctgTCATTCAGGGTGAGTCGAGGTCCTCTCTCGGCTccgcccctcctccccccatcatcgtcgtcgtcgtcgtcatcaACATCTAGGTTCCCCAACAACGTCACCTTCATCCAG GGCGACTACGTGTCAGAACAGGAGGCGTGGCCTGGCCAGGGTCAGTATGATGTCATCATTTGTCTGGGCGTGACCAAGTGGGTGCAGCTGCAGTCAGGTGACACGGGCGTGGTCAGACTGTTCAGACGAGCCTATCAGAGCCTGTCGCTGGGCGGATTATTCATCCTGGAGCCTCAACCGTGGAGCAGCTACAGCCGCAGCAAGAAAGCCTCG gAGTCGACCTGTCGTCGCTACAGGACGCTCAGACTGAGACCTGAACACTTCACCTGTTACCTGACGGACAGCGTGGGCTTCACCTCATaccagctgctcacacacacag gtaaCAAGCGGCCGGTCTACCTGTTCCACAAAGGCCTCACGCAGAGGAAGTGA